TGGATCCGTCGGGTTGGATTTTTCGCCTTGAAACTTATTTTGATTATTATCAAACACCCGATGATGACCGCCTTTTTTGGTCATGCTGTGGATCACCAGACTTCTAAATGGCTCTGCTACTACAAATCTAACAACTGTGAATCCACATGGACGGACTTCGTGGCTACCATCCGATAACGTTTTGATCCCGAATATTATGCTAATCCACGACGAGGAATTCTAAAAGATGGCAAAGTGAAGTTTCATTCATCAGCAAAGATAAACGGCCATGCTTTGATTAAGGTTCTCATATCCTTACCACACTTTATAAGATTTAGGGAAGTAAAGACCAAATCGTATAAACCACAACGTAGTTGAAGAAAACAGAGAGGTAAAGAAAATGAGCCGAGACAAATAGATAATTGCATGTGTAAACATATGTTTGATCTCCAAGATACCTATAGTTGAGCTTTCAGATACAACACAATGATCTGAATGATATTGGTGACATTGTAGTACAGGGATGCCGTAACTGCTCACATCTTCGATGGCTTGGGGAAAATGTCGGGGGTAAATTTCTGTGCTGCACTGATACTGCCCTTAATCTTCATTGCGCCCCTACAATACGATGATCACACAACATTAACTTATGACTCTTCGACTAACACAAGCTATAGGCTATGGTTGAGTTTGGAACATCAAGGCACCTCATGAAAGCAATTTGAGGATTCATCTTCCCACTCGCGACCTTTAGGAAATCATCGTCTGTAAACGAGAAAGTTGCATCTGGCTTCCCATCTTCATACGCCCCTATCACCATAAATGATAACTTTgaataaaaaaactgaaatcaCAACACATGTTTTAACTATAGTCAACCATCTATAGTCAGTGATCAACATTTCAAATGATTTTTACTGACAACAACGGACAGATCTAACTAAATTGAATACATTAACCATATCAATATGACAAGGAACAATCGCCTGGGTTATGGTTTCAGTAAATAGCAGCCACAACAATGCCAAAGCTAACACAATTAGCTAAAACTAAGGAAGACTGTGTTAAAGGCAGCAACACGATATCACATCCTACACTTGTCGAATGATTGGCTAAAGTTAAGGATTCAACAAACAGTAGCCACATTGATTTAAAATGCAACAAAAGCGTTGCTCCATACAACAGGATAAATGATTTGAATAGCAGTACCAAAACTATACCTCCCTCACCCCCATATTTGAATCAAGTAGCTACATGATCAAGAATTGCTTATTCCATAGATCAATTTAAATCAGCTAATATTGACATCATACAATCTGTCGAATTCTTGATTCAACAATTCATTTGCAATTTGAAGCAGTTTGGATACATGATCAAGAATCTTCTTATTCCCCAATTTCAATAGCTCAAATTCAATCATCAGCTAATATAGACATCATACAATCAGTCGAATTCTTGATCCATTAATCAATTTGCAAATTTCAAGCAGTTAAGCTACAAGATTAAGAATCTTCATATTAACAATTTCATTGTGACATCAACATCCATTTCTCTCCCAAAATCAAGTGGAGTACTAAAAATGTGTTACGATCACAAATTGAAGAAGGAGAAACGCTCAGCTAGGAACACGCGTTCATTAACGTGCACTACAACTTACATGCCAGCTGGGTGCCACATCAGCAAGGAGATATAGCAGATCAGCTCAAATAGAAATGAGAGAGAAGGCAAAGCTAATAAGCAG
This sequence is a window from Salvia splendens isolate huo1 chromosome 14, SspV2, whole genome shotgun sequence. Protein-coding genes within it:
- the LOC121765026 gene encoding sterol carrier protein 2-like; this translates as MATQLKSDALMEQMKLHMSTDAGKQLTKKIGLVYQINIAPKKIGFNEKSFVVDLKKGEVKEGAYEDGKPDATFSFTDDDFLKVASGKMNPQIAFMRGAMKIKGSISAAQKFTPDIFPKPSKM